From the Candidatus Binatia bacterium genome, one window contains:
- the uvrB gene encoding excinuclease ABC subunit UvrB encodes MIEGAFELEAPFEPAGDQPAAIEEITAGLQAGVPHQTLLGVTGSGKTLTIANIVARVNRPTLVMAPNKTLAAQLYSEFKDMFPKNRVRYFVSYYDYFQPEAYVPSTDTFIEKDSSINDEIDKMRHSATKALLERRDVIIVASVSCIYGLGSPEKYFEMLVFLERGVTIDRDAMLKKLIDIQYQRNDIDFHRGTFRVRGDVVEIFPAYEDASALRVEFFGDTIEAITEFDPLRGRNLRGLERVGVYPASHYVTTRDKLDDAVQAIRSELAERLHELRADDKLLEAQRLEQRTVYDLEMLAEMGFCNGIENYSRHLDGRNPGEPPSTLLDYFPDDYLLVVDESHVTVSQVGGMYRGDRARKSTLVDFGFRLPSALDNRPLNFEEWDTRAPQRVYVSATPGDYELEKSEGLVTEQVIRPTGLMDPVVEVRPARTQVDDLLEEIRKRIELKERVLVTTLTKKMAEDLTDYFQDVGIGVRYIHSDVDTIERVELIRGLRRGDFDVLVGINLLREGLDIPEVSLVAILDADKEGFLRSTRSLIQTIGRAARNVNGLVLLYADHITDSMRRALDETSRRRDIQRQYNVDNEITPESVKKAIGSPLVQSYEADYTTVSLPDEDGGKSTDLVELRREMREAAEALEFERAADLRDRIQELSGEGEGAGLVAEGTGKAKRGGKKKAFGRGARRRR; translated from the coding sequence ATGATCGAGGGAGCGTTCGAACTGGAGGCGCCCTTCGAGCCGGCGGGCGATCAGCCGGCCGCGATCGAGGAGATCACCGCGGGTCTGCAGGCGGGGGTTCCTCACCAGACGTTACTCGGCGTGACGGGGTCCGGGAAGACCCTCACGATCGCGAACATCGTCGCTCGCGTGAACCGGCCCACGCTGGTGATGGCGCCCAACAAGACGCTCGCCGCGCAGCTCTACAGTGAGTTCAAGGACATGTTCCCGAAGAACCGGGTTCGGTACTTCGTGAGCTACTACGACTACTTCCAACCCGAGGCGTACGTCCCGTCGACCGATACGTTCATCGAGAAGGACTCGTCGATCAACGACGAGATCGACAAGATGAGGCACTCGGCGACGAAGGCGCTTCTCGAGCGGCGTGACGTCATCATCGTCGCCAGCGTCTCGTGCATCTACGGGCTCGGCTCTCCTGAAAAGTACTTCGAGATGCTCGTCTTTCTCGAGCGCGGCGTCACGATCGATCGCGACGCGATGCTCAAGAAGCTGATCGACATTCAGTATCAGCGCAACGACATCGACTTTCACCGCGGGACTTTCCGGGTACGCGGAGATGTAGTCGAAATCTTCCCTGCGTATGAGGACGCGAGTGCTCTGCGCGTCGAGTTCTTCGGCGACACGATCGAGGCGATCACGGAGTTCGACCCGCTTCGGGGACGAAACCTTCGCGGCCTCGAGCGCGTCGGCGTCTATCCGGCGAGTCATTATGTGACGACGCGCGACAAGCTCGACGACGCGGTTCAGGCGATTCGCTCCGAGCTCGCCGAGCGACTTCACGAGTTGCGTGCAGACGACAAGCTGCTCGAAGCACAACGACTCGAACAGCGAACCGTTTATGACCTCGAGATGCTGGCCGAGATGGGCTTCTGCAACGGGATCGAGAACTACTCGCGCCACCTCGACGGCCGCAACCCCGGGGAGCCTCCGTCGACGCTGCTCGACTACTTTCCGGACGACTACCTGCTGGTCGTCGACGAGAGCCATGTGACCGTTTCGCAGGTGGGCGGCATGTATCGGGGCGATCGTGCCCGGAAGTCGACGCTCGTCGATTTCGGTTTCCGACTCCCGTCCGCGCTCGATAATCGGCCCCTCAACTTCGAGGAATGGGACACAAGAGCCCCCCAGCGAGTCTACGTCTCTGCGACTCCGGGCGACTATGAGCTCGAGAAGAGCGAGGGCCTCGTCACCGAGCAGGTGATCCGGCCGACGGGCCTGATGGACCCGGTTGTCGAGGTCCGCCCGGCCCGGACCCAGGTCGACGATCTGCTCGAGGAGATCCGCAAGCGAATCGAGCTGAAGGAGCGGGTCTTGGTGACGACGCTCACCAAGAAGATGGCCGAGGATCTCACCGACTACTTCCAGGATGTCGGGATCGGCGTGCGGTACATCCATTCGGACGTCGACACCATCGAGCGTGTCGAGCTGATTAGAGGTCTTCGTCGCGGAGACTTCGACGTGTTGGTCGGGATCAACCTCCTGCGCGAGGGGTTGGACATTCCGGAGGTGTCTCTCGTCGCCATTCTCGACGCCGACAAAGAGGGCTTCCTGCGATCGACGCGCTCGCTGATCCAGACGATCGGTCGCGCCGCGCGCAATGTGAACGGACTGGTGCTCCTCTACGCGGACCACATCACCGACTCGATGCGGCGGGCATTGGATGAGACTTCTCGTCGTCGGGACATTCAGCGGCAGTACAACGTGGACAATGAGATCACGCCCGAGTCCGTGAAGAAGGCGATCGGTTCGCCCCTCGTGCAGAGCTACGAGGCGGACTACACGACGGTGTCGCTTCCGGACGAGGATGGTGGGAAGTCGACTGACCTCGTCGAGCTCCGGCGAGAGATGCGCGAGGCGGCCGAGGCCTTGGAGTTCGAACGCGCCGCCGATCTGCGGGACCGGATCCAGGAGCTCTCCGGCGAGGGCGAGGGGGCCGGTCTCGTCGCCGAAGGAACGGGAAAAGCGAAGCGGGGCGGGAAGAAGAAGGCCTTCGGTCGGGGCGCGAGGCGGCGGCGGTGA
- a CDS encoding DUF3106 domain-containing protein, which yields MTIRWFGALLAAFPLVLGAPVAPAEDVIPIQGWDQLSPGDREKAQEKYDIYKNMPKDRQQEIQRSYQEWQAMRPGEKDTIRKNYKAYRDLTPEQRRAVGQLYQEKRYGD from the coding sequence ATGACGATTCGATGGTTCGGGGCGCTCCTGGCCGCGTTCCCGCTGGTTCTGGGCGCACCAGTCGCACCCGCAGAAGATGTCATCCCCATCCAGGGATGGGACCAACTCTCCCCCGGGGATCGCGAGAAGGCGCAGGAGAAGTACGACATCTACAAGAACATGCCGAAGGATCGGCAGCAGGAGATCCAGCGGAGCTATCAGGAATGGCAGGCCATGCGCCCGGGCGAGAAGGACACCATCCGCAAGAACTACAAAGCCTACCGCGACCTCACGCCCGAGCAGCGGCGGGCCGTCGGTCAACTCTACCAGGAGAAGCGCTACGGAGACTGA
- a CDS encoding zf-HC2 domain-containing protein: MSCEELREELVGLLDGELDPAATVQVEAHLEICGGCAAEHRELVRTQALLEGALAAEPPARPRFDELWAAADGPSEGSRRASDARPPSWARGAGDGRRGARRGGLVPIAFAAAAAAALFFYQLIPSAPPVTGPTSAPAPLVAVAETAPPVLPPELVEHPDMFVDFVIVRRLEKLRQLPALLDSPGAEGREAEVGRT; the protein is encoded by the coding sequence ATGAGTTGTGAAGAACTAAGGGAGGAGTTGGTCGGGCTCCTCGACGGAGAGCTCGACCCGGCCGCGACGGTGCAGGTCGAGGCCCACCTCGAGATCTGCGGGGGCTGTGCCGCGGAGCATCGAGAACTGGTGCGAACGCAGGCGCTTCTCGAGGGGGCGCTAGCGGCCGAGCCCCCGGCCCGTCCCCGCTTCGATGAGTTATGGGCCGCGGCCGACGGACCGAGCGAGGGCTCTCGTCGCGCGAGTGATGCCCGGCCTCCAAGCTGGGCACGGGGCGCCGGCGATGGGCGGCGCGGCGCGCGACGAGGGGGCCTGGTCCCCATCGCATTCGCCGCGGCGGCGGCCGCCGCCCTCTTCTTCTACCAGCTGATCCCGTCGGCTCCGCCTGTGACCGGGCCGACGAGCGCGCCGGCGCCGCTGGTGGCCGTGGCCGAAACCGCGCCGCCGGTGCTCCCGCCGGAATTGGTCGAGCACCCGGACATGTTCGTCGATTTCGTCATCGTGCGTCGCCTCGAGAAGCTCCGCCAGCTGCCCGCTCTCCTGGACTCCCCGGGTGCGGAGGGGCGCGAGGCAGAAGTGGGTCGTACCTGA
- the argJ gene encoding bifunctional glutamate N-acetyltransferase/amino-acid acetyltransferase ArgJ produces the protein MKRVVKERPIEVAGFRFGAAACGIKPSGRSDCGLIVADAPATAAAVFTRNRFAAAPVLLGRERVRGGRLQALFVNSGNANACTGRRGLADARRTSRVVGQQLGIAADLVAPLSTGVIGVPLPMVRLERGVAAAADRVSPAGLWRFARAIRTTDAFSKVAEEKVRIGGRTVSVVGIAKGAGMIAPDMATLLVLVLTDAALSPAQARWLAREVAGGSFNELSVDGDSSTNDSLYVLASGCAGNPITRGQAPLRALRGAAVRVGDSLARMVALDGEGATKAVSIEVSGASSTPVARRVAETVSRSLLVKTAFHGADPNWGRIACAIGYSGVAFEPSAVSIWIDDVQVFRRGAGCSGVEVRARRRMTRDEFSVRIRLGGGRGRARMITSDLSPAYVRFNSAYTT, from the coding sequence GTGAAACGAGTGGTCAAGGAACGCCCGATCGAAGTGGCCGGCTTTCGCTTCGGTGCGGCGGCCTGCGGGATCAAGCCGAGCGGACGCTCGGACTGCGGACTGATCGTGGCCGACGCGCCCGCCACGGCGGCGGCCGTGTTCACTCGAAACCGCTTTGCCGCGGCGCCGGTCCTGTTGGGCCGCGAGCGGGTCCGCGGGGGCCGGCTGCAGGCCCTATTCGTAAATAGCGGCAACGCGAACGCCTGCACCGGCCGCCGAGGGCTCGCCGACGCACGGCGCACGAGTCGAGTGGTCGGGCAGCAGTTGGGGATCGCAGCCGACCTCGTGGCGCCGCTGTCGACCGGGGTGATTGGCGTCCCACTGCCGATGGTGCGACTCGAGCGCGGTGTGGCCGCGGCGGCCGACCGGGTGAGTCCTGCCGGGCTGTGGCGCTTCGCGCGAGCGATCCGCACCACGGATGCGTTCTCCAAGGTCGCCGAGGAGAAGGTCCGGATCGGTGGTCGGACCGTCTCGGTCGTCGGAATCGCGAAGGGCGCGGGGATGATCGCGCCGGACATGGCGACTCTTCTCGTGTTGGTTCTCACCGACGCCGCGCTGTCGCCGGCGCAGGCCCGTTGGCTTGCTCGGGAAGTTGCCGGCGGGTCGTTCAACGAACTGAGTGTCGACGGTGACTCGTCGACGAACGACAGCCTCTACGTTCTCGCGAGCGGCTGCGCGGGAAACCCGATTACGCGTGGACAAGCACCCCTGCGCGCTCTGCGGGGGGCGGCGGTCCGCGTAGGCGACTCCCTGGCTCGGATGGTGGCGCTCGACGGGGAGGGTGCGACGAAAGCGGTGTCGATCGAAGTGTCGGGTGCCTCGTCGACGCCGGTCGCGCGGCGGGTGGCCGAGACGGTGTCCCGATCGCTGCTGGTGAAGACCGCCTTCCACGGTGCGGATCCGAACTGGGGCCGGATCGCGTGTGCGATTGGGTACAGCGGCGTGGCGTTCGAGCCCTCGGCGGTCTCGATCTGGATTGACGACGTGCAGGTGTTCCGTCGGGGCGCGGGGTGCTCGGGGGTCGAGGTGCGCGCGCGGCGACGGATGACGCGGGACGAGTTCTCGGTGCGAATCCGGCTGGGAGGCGGGCGGGGCCGTGCTCGGATGATTACGTCGGACCTCTCGCCGGCCTACGTTCGCTTCAACTCGGCCTACACGACCTGA
- a CDS encoding sigma-54 dependent transcriptional regulator, with protein sequence MSPPTVTRILVVDDEPNQLTTISRILSRQGHEVATAANGADALEVLARDAIDVLITDLNMPVMDGMTLLREVADLTARPSTVVLTGYGTIQSAVDAMKHGAADYLIKPCNPDELKLVIERQLEMRALRREVSDLRREVKRHQRYGALVGNSAPMRAVYDVIESVSQNKSTVLITGASGTGKELVARTLHARSPWSAGPFIAVNCGAVSETLLDSQLFGHRRGAFTDAVGDQEGLFQAAHRGTLFLDEVSEIPLALQVKFLRAVQEREVLPVGATRPKKVDVRIVAATNKDLREEMNQRRFREDLFYRLNVVTLRLPSLAERPEDVEPLTEHFIEEMAASYGVGPKTLTPAARARLVSYAWPGNARELQNVIERAFALSDATEIDLSDVNPALAPMTDGGDAPGGQVPSPRIQTLEEAERELIVAALHDSAGNKNEAARLLGIDRQRLYRKIARYQLK encoded by the coding sequence GTGAGCCCACCGACCGTGACCCGCATCCTCGTCGTAGACGACGAACCGAACCAACTGACGACCATTTCGCGGATCCTCTCCCGACAGGGGCACGAGGTGGCGACCGCCGCCAACGGCGCTGACGCCCTCGAAGTGCTCGCGCGCGACGCGATCGATGTCCTCATCACCGATCTCAACATGCCGGTAATGGACGGGATGACCCTGTTACGCGAAGTCGCCGATCTCACGGCGCGCCCGTCGACGGTCGTCCTCACGGGATACGGAACCATCCAGTCGGCCGTCGACGCCATGAAACACGGCGCCGCCGACTACCTCATCAAGCCGTGCAATCCCGACGAGCTCAAGCTCGTCATCGAGCGACAACTCGAGATGCGTGCGCTGCGTCGGGAGGTCTCCGACCTGCGCCGAGAGGTGAAGCGACACCAGCGCTACGGAGCTCTAGTCGGGAATAGCGCCCCGATGCGGGCGGTGTACGACGTCATCGAGAGCGTCAGCCAGAACAAGAGCACCGTGCTGATCACCGGCGCGAGCGGCACCGGCAAGGAGCTCGTCGCACGCACTCTGCATGCCCGATCGCCTTGGTCCGCGGGGCCGTTCATCGCCGTCAATTGCGGTGCGGTGTCGGAGACGTTGCTCGACAGCCAACTCTTCGGGCACCGACGCGGCGCCTTCACCGACGCCGTCGGCGATCAAGAGGGCCTGTTCCAGGCCGCGCACCGCGGGACACTGTTCCTCGACGAGGTGTCCGAGATCCCCTTGGCACTCCAAGTGAAGTTCCTCCGCGCCGTCCAGGAGCGCGAGGTCCTGCCTGTCGGGGCCACCCGCCCGAAGAAGGTCGACGTCCGGATCGTCGCGGCCACCAACAAGGACCTTCGCGAAGAGATGAACCAGAGGCGCTTCCGCGAAGATCTGTTCTACCGGTTGAACGTCGTCACGCTCCGGCTCCCCTCCCTCGCCGAAAGGCCCGAAGACGTCGAACCCCTCACCGAGCATTTCATCGAAGAGATGGCCGCGAGCTACGGCGTCGGGCCGAAGACGCTGACTCCCGCCGCTCGGGCGCGCCTCGTGAGCTACGCGTGGCCCGGCAATGCTCGCGAGTTGCAGAATGTGATCGAGAGAGCCTTCGCCCTCTCCGACGCCACCGAGATCGACCTGTCCGACGTCAACCCGGCACTGGCCCCGATGACCGACGGAGGCGACGCCCCAGGCGGCCAGGTTCCCAGCCCGAGGATTCAGACGCTCGAAGAAGCCGAGCGGGAGCTGATCGTCGCCGCCCTGCACGACTCCGCCGGCAACAAGAACGAGGCCGCGCGCCTCCTCGGCATCGACCGACAACGCCTGTACCGGAAGATCGCGAGGTACCAGCTGAAGTAG
- a CDS encoding 2-oxoacid:acceptor oxidoreductase subunit alpha, whose product MNDGQTTSATTKKTQEVDTVVIRFAGDSGDGMQLTGTQFTNASALAGNDISTLPDFPAEIRAPAGTLAGVSGFQVNLSHHEIFTPGDSPDVLVAMNPAGLKANLDDLPTNGILIVDREAFSELNLKKAGYASNPLTDGSLDKFQLFAVDISKLTTLALKDSGLSNKHVLRCKNFFTLGLMSWLYQRPVEPVNSFIAARFGKNESLLDANKRAFKAGYNFGETSEMFASQYEVRPAEIQPGTYRNITGNAALCLGLVTATRKAKLPLYLGSYPITPASDILHELATYKSYDVVTFQAEDEIAGVGAALGAAFGGALAVTTTSGPGIDLKSETIGLAVKTELPLIVCDIQRGGPSTGLPTKTEQADLLAALYGRHGDAPVIVLAPATPSDCFDIAIEAVRLATKYMTPVYLLSDGYLANGAEPWLLPKIEDLPDIEVEYRTDPEGYYPYLRDPETLSRPWVVPGTPGLEHRIGGLESEYLTGNISYAPANHEQMVRLREQKIAGAAREIPPMELVGPESGDVLVLGWGSTYGAITAGVRSLLKDGHAVSQAHLRYLNPLPPDLGDVLSRFKHVLIPEMNMGHLWRVIRAEYLVDAVGFNKIQGRPFKVQEIISRVKKLLEES is encoded by the coding sequence ATGAACGACGGCCAAACGACATCGGCGACGACCAAGAAAACCCAGGAAGTCGACACCGTCGTAATCCGATTCGCCGGCGATTCCGGCGACGGAATGCAGCTCACCGGCACGCAGTTCACGAACGCATCTGCGCTCGCGGGCAACGACATCAGCACCCTCCCCGACTTCCCGGCCGAGATCCGCGCGCCGGCCGGGACGCTCGCCGGCGTGTCCGGGTTCCAGGTGAACCTGTCGCACCACGAGATCTTCACCCCCGGCGACAGCCCCGACGTTCTGGTCGCGATGAACCCGGCCGGGCTCAAGGCCAACCTCGACGACCTCCCGACGAACGGCATCTTGATCGTCGACCGCGAAGCCTTCAGCGAATTGAACTTGAAGAAGGCCGGCTACGCGTCCAACCCGCTGACGGACGGATCGCTCGACAAGTTCCAACTCTTCGCGGTCGACATCTCGAAGCTCACGACGCTCGCGCTCAAGGACAGCGGCCTCTCGAACAAGCACGTCCTGCGCTGCAAGAACTTCTTCACACTCGGGCTCATGTCGTGGCTGTACCAGCGGCCGGTGGAGCCGGTGAACAGCTTCATCGCCGCTCGGTTCGGAAAGAACGAGAGCCTGCTCGACGCCAACAAGCGTGCGTTCAAGGCCGGCTACAACTTCGGCGAGACGTCGGAGATGTTCGCCTCCCAGTACGAGGTCCGCCCCGCAGAGATCCAACCCGGCACGTACCGCAACATCACCGGCAACGCGGCACTCTGCCTCGGGCTCGTAACCGCGACGCGCAAGGCGAAGTTACCGCTGTACCTCGGCTCGTACCCGATCACCCCGGCAAGCGACATTCTGCACGAGCTCGCGACCTACAAGAGCTACGACGTCGTGACGTTTCAGGCGGAAGACGAGATCGCCGGTGTCGGCGCCGCGCTCGGAGCGGCCTTCGGCGGCGCTCTAGCCGTCACCACGACCAGCGGACCCGGCATCGACCTGAAGTCGGAGACCATCGGACTCGCGGTGAAAACCGAGCTTCCCCTGATCGTCTGCGACATCCAGCGCGGCGGCCCCTCGACGGGCCTCCCGACGAAGACCGAGCAGGCCGATCTCTTGGCCGCGCTCTACGGCCGGCATGGGGACGCGCCCGTGATCGTGTTGGCCCCCGCGACGCCGTCGGATTGCTTCGACATCGCTATCGAGGCGGTCCGCCTGGCAACGAAGTACATGACGCCGGTCTACCTGCTGTCCGACGGCTACCTGGCCAACGGGGCCGAGCCCTGGCTCCTCCCGAAGATCGAGGATCTTCCGGACATCGAGGTCGAGTACCGGACCGACCCCGAGGGCTACTACCCGTACCTGCGAGACCCCGAAACGCTGTCGCGCCCGTGGGTCGTCCCCGGCACGCCCGGCCTCGAGCACCGCATCGGCGGTCTCGAGTCGGAGTACCTCACCGGGAACATCAGCTACGCGCCCGCCAACCACGAGCAGATGGTCCGGCTGCGCGAACAGAAGATCGCCGGGGCTGCGCGTGAGATCCCACCGATGGAACTCGTCGGACCCGAGTCCGGCGACGTTCTCGTCCTCGGCTGGGGCAGTACCTACGGCGCCATCACCGCGGGCGTACGGTCCCTCCTAAAGGACGGGCACGCGGTCTCACAGGCGCACCTTCGCTACCTGAACCCGCTTCCGCCCGATCTCGGCGACGTCCTCTCTCGGTTCAAGCACGTCTTGATCCCCGAGATGAACATGGGCCACCTCTGGCGTGTCATTCGCGCGGAGTACCTGGTCGATGCTGTCGGATTCAACAAAATCCAAGGACGCCCTTTCAAAGTCCAAGAGATCATTTCCCGCGTGAAGAAGTTGCTGGAGGAGAGCTGA
- a CDS encoding ATP-binding protein, with product MAEPPSGPAPKGSRPELPTLQEHMSRIQSYLRGCGLLAFPGETPVRHELARFMEKHSDETARIWADTIGPAFDIDDEELEFLAKDMREAQERWLAHICDPHDVETYEVLREHARGGFIAEHPPSRFLASQLKIRQILADLLRREMRDNFALPELLSLLDQALWERVLHITDFFVEARLSERRRLELQLIQSEKMAAIGQLAAGIAHEIRNPLGIIMNALYDLAELLPDASAEVEEDLQIARAEMGRVQEIINNLLEFSRDSTTEMQSVDLNRLVTQTLKLMNKHFQNSGVQPETCFADVGRCRASENGMRQVLLNLITNAVQAMPHGGELRIETYRRSNGRVVLAISDTGIGIPEEHLGRIFDPFYTTKDPGEGTGLGLSVVHSVIANAGGTLDVRSTAGSGTTFSIELGADESKAPNGSAS from the coding sequence ATGGCGGAACCACCGTCGGGACCAGCCCCCAAAGGGAGTCGACCCGAGCTCCCGACCCTCCAGGAGCACATGAGCCGGATCCAGTCGTACCTGCGAGGGTGCGGACTGCTCGCGTTTCCGGGCGAGACACCGGTGCGCCACGAGCTCGCGCGCTTCATGGAGAAGCACAGCGACGAGACGGCGCGGATCTGGGCGGACACGATCGGCCCGGCCTTCGACATCGACGACGAGGAACTCGAGTTCCTGGCGAAGGACATGCGCGAGGCTCAGGAACGCTGGCTCGCGCACATCTGCGACCCCCACGACGTCGAGACCTACGAGGTCTTGCGCGAACACGCGCGCGGCGGGTTCATCGCGGAGCATCCACCCTCTCGCTTCCTCGCAAGCCAGCTGAAGATCCGACAGATCCTCGCTGATCTGCTGCGGCGCGAGATGCGCGACAACTTCGCGCTTCCGGAGCTCTTGAGCCTCCTCGACCAGGCTCTGTGGGAACGCGTCCTGCACATCACCGACTTTTTCGTCGAGGCACGCCTCTCCGAACGACGGAGGCTCGAGCTCCAGCTGATTCAATCAGAGAAGATGGCGGCGATCGGACAGCTGGCCGCCGGCATCGCACACGAGATACGCAACCCCCTCGGCATCATCATGAACGCGCTATACGACCTCGCCGAGCTGCTGCCCGATGCCAGTGCCGAAGTCGAAGAGGACCTTCAGATCGCGCGCGCCGAGATGGGCCGCGTACAAGAAATCATCAACAACCTGCTCGAGTTCTCGCGCGACAGCACCACCGAAATGCAGAGCGTCGACCTGAATCGCCTGGTGACGCAGACGCTGAAGCTCATGAACAAGCATTTCCAGAACAGCGGCGTGCAACCCGAGACGTGCTTCGCCGACGTCGGACGCTGCCGCGCCAGTGAGAACGGGATGCGACAAGTGCTGCTCAACCTGATCACGAACGCCGTCCAGGCAATGCCGCACGGCGGAGAGCTTCGGATCGAAACCTACCGCCGCAGCAACGGGCGGGTCGTGCTCGCGATCAGCGACACGGGCATCGGCATTCCGGAGGAGCACCTCGGGCGGATCTTCGACCCGTTCTACACGACGAAGGATCCCGGCGAAGGCACCGGCCTGGGCCTCTCCGTCGTCCATTCGGTCATCGCGAACGCGGGCGGCACTCTCGACGTGAGGAGCACCGCCGGTAGCGGGACAACCTTCTCTATCGAGCTCGGTGCGGACGAGTCGAAAGCGCCGAACGGGAGTGCGTCGTGA
- a CDS encoding sigma-70 family RNA polymerase sigma factor has translation MGVQAVFLSEPVGAPPQGRPDPDAALMARVREGDWEAYRQLYEKHLDPIVRYAAKFTGNRARAEELAQDIFLQVYRARERWEPRARFTTWLYTIAHNLCLNEVRRFDYRGRVGPLENADGEPMDLPDRKALAGEELVSGHEFEERLHTLMGELPENQRTALLLSRVEDLRYEEIGAVLGCTEQAVKSLVFRATRRLKEGLKEWIQDDR, from the coding sequence ATGGGTGTGCAGGCGGTGTTCTTGAGCGAGCCGGTCGGCGCCCCCCCACAAGGCCGCCCCGACCCCGACGCGGCGTTGATGGCCAGGGTCCGCGAGGGCGATTGGGAGGCGTACCGGCAGCTCTACGAGAAGCATCTCGATCCGATCGTGCGCTATGCGGCCAAGTTCACCGGCAATCGAGCGCGCGCCGAGGAACTCGCTCAGGACATCTTCCTGCAGGTCTACCGGGCGCGGGAGCGTTGGGAACCTCGGGCTCGATTCACGACCTGGCTGTACACGATCGCGCACAATCTGTGTCTCAACGAGGTTCGTCGGTTCGACTATCGGGGCCGGGTCGGGCCGCTCGAGAACGCCGACGGGGAGCCCATGGACTTGCCGGATCGCAAGGCGCTCGCCGGGGAGGAGTTGGTCTCCGGCCACGAGTTCGAGGAGCGATTGCACACCTTGATGGGAGAGCTGCCGGAGAACCAGCGGACGGCGCTGCTGCTCAGCCGCGTCGAAGACCTGCGTTACGAGGAGATCGGTGCGGTGCTTGGGTGCACCGAACAGGCCGTGAAAAGCTTGGTTTTTCGTGCAACCCGCCGCCTCAAAGAGGGTTTGAAGGAATGGATCCAGGACGATCGATGA